The following proteins are encoded in a genomic region of Sander lucioperca isolate FBNREF2018 chromosome 23, SLUC_FBN_1.2, whole genome shotgun sequence:
- the LOC116040005 gene encoding serine/threonine-protein kinase H1-like: MGCGNSKVLPEASKKGYVSVVQSLVAFRKAHGDDDDDEPKKHAEKQRGLWFSTSVKNPQPASNSQVLRDGRHQDRVAKYKDKFDPRVTARYDIKALIGRGSFSRVVRVEHRATCQPFAIKMMEVEAPEGREVCASELAVLQRVSHSNVIQLIEVFQFPQRVYMVLELATGGELLDRVVCRGHFTERDATQALRMVLAGVGYLHNLGITHRDLKPENLLYYHPGADSRLLVTDFGLATFGGTGSEVSGSDRMGDQRAERTWSLKTTCGTPEYMAPEVLLRKPYSCAVDMWALGVIAYIVLSGSMPFEDDSRTRLYRSIVRGKYSFHGDPWPSVSNLAKDFIQCLLPSDPAARLTADQAICHPWVVTMAASSSMRNLHRSISQNLRQRASRSSSRCPSSTVSSGGFRSGKANIVGGKPRAAAGQSIWTDSASESHTTSSQRLPGASSPSK; this comes from the exons ATGGGCTGTGGGAATAGTAAGGTGCTGCCTGAGGCATCCAAGAAAGGCTATGTAAGTGTGGTGCAATCGCTTGTGGCCTTTAGGAAAGCACacggtgatgatgatgacgatgagcCAAAGAAGCATGCAGAGAAGCAAAGAGGTCTGTGGTTTTCCACCAGCGTTAAGAATCCTCAACCAGCATCAAACAGCCAGGTACTCAGAGACGGACGACACCAGGACAGAGTTGCAAAGTATAAGGACAAGTTTGATCCACGTGTGACAGCAAG ATACGACATCAAGGCTCTGATCGGTCGAGGAAGCTTCAGCCGTGTTGTGCGCGTGGAGCACAGGGCGACTTGCCAGCCCTTTGCCATTAAAATGATGGAGGTAGAGGCCCCAGAGGGCCGCGAGGTGTGCGCCTCGGAGCTGGCAGTGCTGCAGAGGGTGAGCCACTCTAATGTGATTCAGCTGATCGAGGTGTTCCAGTTCCCCCAGCGGGTTTACATGGTGCTGGAGCTGGCCACAGGTGGCGAGCTGTTGGACCGTGTCGTCTGCAGGGGCCACTTCACAGAGAGGGACGCTACCCAGGCCCTTCGAATGGTACTGGCTGGGGTGGGATACCTGCACAACCTGGGTATCACCCACAGAGACTTGAAGCCTGAGAATCTACTGTACTACCACCCCGGGGCTGACTCCAGGCTGCTTGTGACCGACTTTGGGCTGGCCACTTTTGGCGGCACAGGGTCTGAGGTCTCAGGGTCTGACAGAATGGGAGATCAAAGAGCAGAAAGGACTTGGTCCCTCAAAACCACTTGTGGAACCCCTGAGTACATGGCCCCTGAGGTGTTGCTGAGGAAACCCTATTCCTGTGCAGTGGACATGTGGGCCCTGGGGGTGATCGCCTACATTGTGCTGAGTGGATCCATGCCGTTTGAGGACGACAGTCGCACGCGGCTCTACAGATCCATTGTGAGAGGAAAATACAGCTTCCATGGAGAT CCTTGGCCCTCAGTGTCTAACCTAGCCAAGGACTTCATCCAGTGCCTGCTGCCGTCAGACCCGGCCGCCCGCTTGACCGCCGACCAAGCCATTTGTCACCCCTGGGTGGTCACCATGGCAGCCAGCTCCTCCATGAGGAACCTCCATCGATCTATTTCTCAGAACCTCAGGCAGAGGGCCTCACGCAGCTCCTCCCGGTGCCCGAGCAGCACCGTGAGCTCAGGCGGTTTCCGGTCCGGGAAGGCTAATATCGTTGGAGGGAAACCAAGAGCGGCAGCAGGGCAGAGCATCTGGACTGACTCTGCCTCAGAGAGCCATACAACATCTAGCCAGAGGCTTCCAGGAGCATCATCACCATCCAAATAA